CCGGAGCCTCGTCCATGAACAGCACACCTCTGTGAGCCAGGGAGACCGCGCCGGGGCGGACGACAGTGCTGCCGCCGCCGATGATGGCGGCGGTGCTGGCCGTGTGGTGTGGGCTGACGAACGGTGGTCTGCTCACCATGGGACTGTTGGGCGGCAGTGCACCCGCGACCGACTGGATTGCGGTCACTTCGAGCGCGTGATCGAGCTCCAGGTCGGGGAGGAGGGTCGGCAGCCGTTCGGCGAGCAGCGTCTTGCCCGTGCCGGGCGGGCCGAGCATCCAGAGGTTGTGGCCGCCGGCCGCGCAGATCTCCAACGCGCGGCGCGCCACCGGCTGGCCGACCACGTCCGACAGGTCGACCGCGGGATGGGTGGCGGGTGGGGCCGGGGCGTCGAGATCCGGTGCCAGGGGCTCCGGCGGGGCGTCTCCCCGGCGTAGCCACTCGACGAGCTGCCGCAGGTCCGCCACCGGCACGACGCGCACGCCAGGCACCAGGGCCGCCTCGGCGGCATTCGCCGATGGGATCACGACGGTGGCGTCGCCGTCGCAGGCCGCGCCGAGCACGGACGGCAGGACGCCTCGCACGGGTCTGAGGCGTCCATCGAGTCCGAGCTCACCCAGGAAGAACGGCTCGGCGATGCGCTCGGCCGGGACCACACCGGCGGCCCCCAGGATCGCGATGGCAATGGCGAGTGCCAAGGGCAGGCTATGGCTTAGCTAGAAAGCAAGACGGACGGGCCAGGTGTGCGACCACCGGACCCGTCCTTGATCCCCAACCTGTCCTAGCAGGAGGAGACCCAAGGTGAATTTCACCACGCCTAACCACGGTCCCGCGAGGCCCCAGCTCCCGCCCACCGTCCGCGAGCGTGCCCTTGAGGCCGGCCGCCGGGCCGTCGAGGACTACGAGCGCACCTACCAGGCGGAGATGCGCGCCCACCGGAACGCGGCCCACGCCCGCCAGTCCGGTACGGCGCAGCCCGCCCGTTGGCTGGCCGACGACCCGTGCCCCGACTGGTGTGTCGGCGGCATCGACCACGAGGACGGCACACACCCCGACGACCGCGCCCACTTCGGCCCCACGCACATCGTGGAGCTCGTCACGATGGAATCGACCGTGTCCGGACACGACCGCTGGGAGCCGGTCGAGGCGCAGATCGCCATCGACAAGCGGTACCGCGAGCGGGAGGCGCGCGTCATCATCGGGACCGGCGACGACACGCACATCTGGGCGACCCTCAGCGAGGCCGAGGAGATCGCCACGACGATCCTCGACATGGTGCGGCAGGCCCGCGGCACGTGGACGCCGGTCGTGCTGCCGTTCGACCCGAACGGCGGATGCCCCGACGCGACGTGCAAGAACTGCCACCCGCTGCCGGGCGAGGTGTCCGCGTGATGGCGGGCAAGGTCACGCTCGACCTGCTGTTCGACGTACAGGAAGTGCTTGAGCGGCACGGCTTCGCCCTGCCCAGCGACGAGCGGAAGCGGCACCTCGCGCACGCTGACACGGCGCTGGCGCTCGTGGCGCTGGTCGAGGCGTTCGAGGGACGGGGGGCGTCCTCGTGACCTTCCCCCGCACCGCGGGTTGCCCCTCCTGGTGCGCTGAGCCGCACCAGGAGCCGGGCAGGCCCCACTTCGCGAACCTCGACCTGATCGAGCACCTGGACGACTCCGACTGTCTCGTCGAGGTGAACGTCCGGCAGCTCGACGGCCAGGGCGTCGTCTTGGTGCTGTTCACCGACCGGGACGGCGAGAGCACCCGCGTGGAGATGTCGCAGGAGGCGGCCGGCGTCGTCGGCTACATCCTGCGCGAGTTCGACCGCCGCGGCGCCAAGGAGTTCGGGCACCTGCTGTTCGAGGCCGCGCAACTGCTGGAGGTGACCCAGTGAAGCGCGATTGGGTTCTCATCGTCTCCGTGGTGCTCGTGGCCGCGTCCACGGTCATCGCCTCGTTCACCGCTCAGGCCGGCCTAGGTCTCCTGGCCGGATGGAAGACGAGCGTCGACGCGTTCGGCGTGGAGCTGCGGCTGTC
This Nonomuraea muscovyensis DNA region includes the following protein-coding sequences:
- a CDS encoding YifB family Mg chelatase-like AAA ATPase; the encoded protein is MALAIAIAILGAAGVVPAERIAEPFFLGELGLDGRLRPVRGVLPSVLGAACDGDATVVIPSANAAEAALVPGVRVVPVADLRQLVEWLRRGDAPPEPLAPDLDAPAPPATHPAVDLSDVVGQPVARRALEICAAGGHNLWMLGPPGTGKTLLAERLPTLLPDLELDHALEVTAIQSVAGALPPNSPMVSRPPFVSPHHTASTAAIIGGGSTVVRPGAVSLAHRGVLFMDEAPEFPRHVLDSLRQPLESGRVTVSRSAGSVTFPARFMLVLAANPCPCAQPQDHTDTCQCTPTLRRRYLGRLSGPLIDRIDMKVTVARSSRRELMADRQFVESSKVVAERVLEARKRAADRLSGTLWRTNAEIPSSALHADYRLSGEAMKPVTACLDSGALSARGLDRVVRVAWTIADLAGKDTPGQDETGTALALWLGVNT
- a CDS encoding DUF6907 domain-containing protein — protein: MNFTTPNHGPARPQLPPTVRERALEAGRRAVEDYERTYQAEMRAHRNAAHARQSGTAQPARWLADDPCPDWCVGGIDHEDGTHPDDRAHFGPTHIVELVTMESTVSGHDRWEPVEAQIAIDKRYREREARVIIGTGDDTHIWATLSEAEEIATTILDMVRQARGTWTPVVLPFDPNGGCPDATCKNCHPLPGEVSA